GCCCCGGAGGCCGGGACCTCGCAGCTGCCCGCCGAGGGCCTCGCCGTGCCACGACCGGACTCCACTGTGGACTGATCGGGGCGTTGACGCCGCCCGGCCCGGCGGCCAGAGTATGCCTGGACCCGGCGAAGGAGTCGCGATGGCAGCGCCCACATCTGTCCCGGACGTGTTCGACCCGCGCAGGTACGCCACGGGCGTGCCGCACGAGGACTTCGCCTGGCTCCGCGAGCACGCTCCGGTGAGCTGGCAGCAGGAGCGCGAGGTCGGCGCCTGGCCCGGCGGCCCCGGTTTCTGGGCGGTGACCCGGTACACCGACGTGGTCGCGGTGCTGAAGTCCGCCGAGGTCTTCTCGTCCTGGCTGGGCGCCACCCAGATCCGCGACCCGGAGCCGGCGGACCTGCCGTTCATCCGGCGCATGATGCTCAACCTCGACCCGCCGGAGCACGGCAGGCTGCGGCGGCTGGTCAGCCGGGCGTTCACGCCGCGGCGCGTCGACCGGTTCCGCGAGACGGTGGCAGAGCGGGCGCGGCTGCTGGTCGACGAGGTGGTCGAGCGCGGTGGCTGCGACCTGCCCGCCGAGGTGACCGACGACTACCCGCTGCGCAACCTCGCGGACCTGCTCGGCGTTCCGGAGACCGATCGCGGGATGCTGCTTGCGTGGACCAACCGGATCATCGGCTACCAGGACCCGGAGCACTCCGAGGTCACGCTGGACGCCGATGGCAAGCCGGTGAACCCGCGCTCCCCGGCGATGCTGGCGGACATGTTCGCCTTCGCCCAGGACCTCGCCGCGTTCAAGCGCCACAACCCGGCCGACGACGTGATGACCGCGCTGGCCAACGCCGAGCTGGACGGGCGCGGGCTGGCCGACGCCGAGCTGGAGATGTTCTTCTTCCTGCTCTCGGTGGCCGGCAACGACACCGTGCGCAGCGCCCTGCCGGGCGGGGTGCTCGCCTTCGCCCGGCATCCCGACCAGCACCGGCTGCTGCTGGCGGAGCCGGAACTGCTGGACTCCGCGGTGGAGGAGACGCTGCGCTTCCACCCGCCGGTACTCAGCTTCCGCCGCACCGCCACGGCCGATGCCGTGCTGGGCGGGCAGCGGATCCGCGCCGGCGACAAGGTCGTGGTGTTCCACTGCTCGGCGCACTTCGACGACGAGCGGTTCCCCGAACCGCACCGCTTCGACATCCGCCGCTCCCCCAACGCCCACGTCGCCTTCGGCGATGGCCCGCACGTCTGCCTGGGCGCGCACTTCGCCCGGCTGCAGCTGCGCGCCTTCTACCGCGAGGCGCTGTGGCGGCTGCGCGATCTCCAGGTGACCGGGCCCGTGCAGCACCTGGTCTCGAACTTCATCAACGGCATCAAGCACCTGCCGCTGTCCTTCACACCCGCTCCGCGCTGAAAGCCCGTCGGCCGCCAGGCGAGCGCTCGACGGGTTCCGCCAACCAGCCACCAACGGGCTCCAAGGCCTATCGTCGGGCGATATGAGCACTGCTGCGCCGCTGCGCTCGCGGTCGGGTCGCTGGATCCTCGTCGCCACGATCCTGGGTTCCGGGGTGGCGTTCCTGGACGGGTCGGTCGTCAACGTCGCGCTACCCGCTATCGGTCGTGCGGTGGGCGGCGAGCTCAGCGTGCTGCAATGGGTGCTCGACTCCTACCTGCTCACCCTCAGCGCGTTGCTGCTGCTCGGCGGGGCGCTCGGCGACCGCTACGGCCGCCGGCGGGTGTACGTGGTCGGGCTGGTGCTGTTCACCATCGCGTCGCTGGGGTGCGGGCTCGCGCCGACCGGCGAGGCGCTCGTCGTGGCGCGGTTGCTGCAGGGCGTGGGCGGAGCGCTGCTGGTGCCGGGCAGCCTGGCGCTGATCAACTCGACCATCCGGCAGGACGATCGCGGCGAGGCGGTGGGCCGGTGGGCGGGGCTGACCGGGGTGGCCTCGGCGATCGGGCCGTTCGTCGGCGGCTGGCTGGTGGACGCGGCGTCCTGGCGCTGGGTGTTCTTCATCAACGTGCCGATCGCGGCCGCCGCGCTGGTGGCGCTGCGGCACGTCCCGGAGTCCCGGAACCCGCAGGCGGCGGGACGGCTGGACGTCTTCGGCGCGATCGCGGTGACCGTCGGGCTGGCCGGGGCGGTGTTCGCGCTGATCGAGATCCCGGTCGCGGGCTGGACGCCGCTGACCACCGCGGCGGCCGTGGCCGGGGTCGCGGGCCTGGTGGCCTTCCCGCTGATCGAGCTGCGCCACCCGAGCCCGCTGCTGCCGCTGTCGCTGTTCCGCTCGGCGCAGTTCACCGGCGCCAACCTCACCACACTGGCCGTGTACGCGGCGCTGAGCGGCGCGTTGTTCCTGCTGTCGCTGCAGTTGCAGCAGTCCATGGGCTACAGCGCCCTCGCCGCGGGCATCGCGACGCTGCCGATCACCATCATCATGCTGTTGCTCTCCAGCCGCGTGGGCGCGGTCGCGCAGCGCACCGGCCCTCGGCTGCCGATGACGTTCGGCCCGATCATCTGCGCGGCCGGTCTCGCCCTGCTGACCTGGGCGGTGCCGGGCAGCACCTACCTGACCGGGGTGCTGCCGGGTGTGCTGGTGTTCGGCCTCGGCCTGTCGATCACGGTCGCGCCGCTGACCTCGGCCGTGCTCGCCTCGGTGAGCGAGGACAACGCCGGAGTCGCCTCCGGCGTGAACAACGCGGTGTCCCGGCTCGCCGGGCTGCTCGCGGTGGCGGTGCTGCCGGTGGTCGCCGGACTGTCGCGAACCGAAGCCGGTGCCCCGCTCGGCCCCGGCTTCGTCACGGCACTGCTGATCTCGGCCGTCCTGTGCGCGGCAGGCGGAGTCCTGTCCTGGCTCACCATCGGCCGAGCGGAACGCGTGGACACCTACCCGCTACCCGGCGTGAACCACGCCTGCCAAGACCCCTGCACCTGCCACCACGACCGGCAGTGACCGTCACCGGCGTTCGGCCTGCCTGGCGAAGTGCTTGCGGAGCAGCTCGTGCCGGATCTGGTAGGCGGGCCCGACCTGCCGGAGAACGCCTGCGGCGTGGGTGTCCTGGAGGAACGCCATCAGCCGCAGCGGGAGACGGCCCCGCACGGCCAGCCAGATCCGGGCGAACGAGTACGACATCCACGCCGGACCGAGCGATGCGGAGACCACGACAGCGATCACGCTCACCGTGATCGCCCTCAGCCAGAACCCGGACTGCGAGGGGGAACCTCCTGCTGAAGCACTGAACACCAGCGCTGAGGCGACTCCGCAGGCCACTGCGGTGACCAGCACGGTCGCGCGATCACTGCGCAACACGTCCAACGGCGACACCGCCGAGCGGTGCGGGATCGGTGCCGCCAAGCCCCGCGCCACCCCGACCGGAATCCCGGCGAGCACCACGCAGAAGACCGCGACCAGTCCCACTTCGCGTTCGCCGAGTTCCTTTCCGAACAGCAAGAACACGACGTACACGACGGGCACGAAGAGCAGCCCGGCGAGTGCGCAGATCACCAGTCGCGGAATCAGCGTCGTCACCCGCGGCACATTGCGCTGTGGCGTCCCGGACCGGTCGAGGCCCAGGACGTTGGCGACCGCGAAGAAGAGCACCGCTCCCGTCACGTGAAAGGCAACCGGCCCGCGCCAGCCGGGCTGCATCACGAGCAACGAAGGCTCGTGACCGGACACCCAGGCCGATACGCCTTCGGCGAGCACCAGCACCGCCAGGATCAGCGCGAGGACCGCGACTGCCGCCAAGAGATCACCGGCCGCACCACGCAGCACGGTCCACACCCGGTTGCGCGACCGCCGACCCGCGACGTGAGCCGTGCGGGCCACCCGCACGCCGACACCCACACCCAACATGACGCCCAGGTGCACCCCGACGCCCAGCGTTTCGGCGGTGTACATCGCGTCCGAGCCGATCGTTGCCAGCAAGTGCGGGACCACCACCGCAACAGCCGTCGAGAGTCCGCTCAGGAGCCCCAGGATCCAGCGAGGCACCGCGCGCGGGAGGTGCCACCACTCGAAGTTCGGGCCTGCGACACGGATTTCGAGGTGGTGCGCGAGGAACGCGAGCCACCGCCTGGCTCGTTCCGGTTCCTTCGGGTAGGCCGTGGGCAGGAACTGTTCGAGCAGGTGGTTCTCGATCTCCTCCGACGTGCTGAAGGCGGCCAGTTGCCCGGGATCGCTGCTGGGTTTCCGGTAGACCTGCCTGGCGAGGCTGATCATCAGCGGCGTGGACAGCGCGCGGGCCAGCGGACCACGGGGGTCGGCGCGCAGGGCCTCGACCACCGGGGACCAGCGGTCCGCTCCGGTGACCTCCCGCTCCTGGAGGTAGGTCACCACGTCGTCGGTCGCCACGGGTTCGATCTCCACCACCACGGCCTGCGACAGCGGGCCACCGCCGGACACGGCTTCTTCGAACTCGGCGCTGCGGCAGGTGATCAGCATCCGCAAGCCGGCGCCCGCGGACCGGTCCAGATCGGCCAGCGCCATCGCCAGCAGCGGGCGCGGCATCTCGTCGAGTCCGTCCAGCACGGGCAGAATCCGCCGGTCCGCCAGCAACCGGCGCACCAGCTCAGGCAGGTGCGATTGCGGTGCCAGCACCGGGTAGTCGGCGGCGATCCGCCGCGCGATCCAGTCCTCCACCGGCTCGCTCGGGTCCCAACCGGCCACGGACAGCAGAACCGGCACCGGATCTTCTTCCCGGGAGTCCTCGATGACGGCCAGCGCGCCGAGGGTCGCCAAGGTGCTCTTGCCCGATCCCGGTGCGCCCAGCAGCACCAGCTGGCGGCGGTGGTTCGTGCGGAATGCTTCCCCCAGAGCCCGTCCCGACGACCGTTCGCCGTCTACCGGGGTGTCTCCGCTGTCGTCCGGCACCGAGACCGGGCGCGCGGTCCGGCGCCACTTCAGCCGCAGCGGCCTCGGCTGGCGCAGGCCGCGCGTGCCCACCTCCTGCGTCCACTGCCGCCGGACCTCGTCGCGCAGCGTTCGAACAGCGGCCCCCACCTGCTCGGTGGCACGGGCACGACGGCGCATCAACCAGAAGACGAGCACCAGCGCCGCCAGCACCGACATCGCGACGCTCGGCCAGCGTTGAGCGCCGACTGCCGCGCTGATCACGCCGAAGGCGGCCACCGCGCACACCACCGCTGTCCCCACCAGCCACGACGCTGCGCCCGTCGGCCAGTGGACGTGCACTCCGCCGCTGACCGTGCGCGTTTGCACCACGTTGCCGTGCACGGTACCGGTGATCTCGTTGCGCACCGAGCCGTGGCTCTCGTCGTGGTCGAAACGCCCACGAGCAGACATGGGCGCCACCGTATCGTAACGATCACATCACGTATGGCGAGACTGCCGGATCATGCGGCTGTGGTCAGCCCGCGGCCCGCTTGGCCTGGACCTGTTCGGTGGTCATCGCCTCTCCTCCGATCGCCCAGCTGCCGCTGGGCGTCTCGGTGATGACCACGTGCGTGAACGGGCGCAGGGCTTCGCCTTCGACGGCGATGACCGCTTCGGACACGCTCTCGACCAGCCGTCGCTGCTCCTCCGCGGTGAACACCCCGGCGATCACCTTGATGTCGACGAACGGCATCGGGCGGCTCCTCCGCGCTCCGCTGCTCGGTGCGCTTCACGTGCTGATCCGGACTCCGGTCATGCGGCGCGGACACCCGGTGCCGTCAGGCGCTGCATGCGGAGGAGCCAGAGCTCCAGTTCGGCGAGCTGGCCGTCGAGGCTCTCGCTGCCGTACATGTCAGGGCTGGCGCGCAGAGTCATCAGCTCTTCCCAGCGCCGTTCCATCTGGTCGATCATCTCTCGCACCGTCACCTGCGGCCCCTCTCCCCGAACGAGTACCGCCGTCGACGGTACGGCCGGGGTGTGCACGCTCGGTAAGGCCAAAAGTCACGGTTTCACCCGATCCGCCCGAAGCGGAGCACCCCACCGCCGTGTGCCGTTGTGGTGTGATCAAGACATGCGAAGAGGTCGTCGAGGGCACCCGTGCGAACCCGACATCAGCCAGATGGGCCTCTGGCGCTGCGACGTCTGCGGGCAGCAGTGGGAGGTCCACGGCGTCGCGGGCAATCCGCGGACCCGCAAGGTCAGCCGGGTCGGGTGGTTCCTCGCCAAGCTGTTCGGCTGAGGCGGCCGGCCAGCAGCGCGATGAGCAGGCCCGCAACCGGGACCACCACCAGGCCGAGGCGCAGGCTCACCGCGTCCGCCAGCAGACCGACCACCGGCGGCCCGGCCAGCACCCCGAACCGGTAGAGCCAGCCGACGACGGCCAGGCCCGCTCCCGGCGGCAGTCCCGGTACGGCGTCGGCCGCGTTGAACCCGGCCGGGATGATCGTGGCGATCCCCCAGCCGGCCAGGGCGAAACCGATGATCGCGGTTGGGATCGAGGGCCACAGCAGCGCACCGCCGACGGCCACGACCACCAACGCTCCCCCGGCTCGCGCGACGGCGCGGGCGCCGAAGCGGTTGACCAGCCGATCGCCGGTGAGCCTGCCGATGGTCTGGGCTGCTTGCAGCGCGACGAACACCCCGCCGGACAGCGCGGCCGCCGCGCCGAGTGAATCGCGCAAGTAGATCGCGCCCCACGACGCGGCGGTGTCCTCGACCAACGCACCCGCTGCGCACAGAGCGCCCAGCGCCAGCAGAGCGAGCAAGGTTCGCGCTCCCGGTCGCGCCCGCGGGTTGCCCCGGTGCGCGGAGTCGTCCGGCCCGGGGAGCAGGAACGTCCGGCTGGTGATGGCCACCGCTGCGAGCACGACGGCGGCCGCACCGAAGTGCAGCGGTAGCGGCGCTGCGATCCCGGCCGCCAACGAACCGCCCAGGCCCCCGATGATCGCGCCGACGCTCCACAGGCCGTGCAGCGAGTTCACGATCGACCGCCCGTAGGCGCGCTGGACCCGCAGGCCGTGCGCGTTCATCGCCACGTCGACCACCGCGTCCATCGCGCCCGCCACGAACAGCGCCCCGGCCAGCTGCCACCAGTTCGCCGCGAGCCCGATCGCGACCAGGTCCGCGGCGAGCAGCGCCGAGCACCACACCGCGACGTTCGCCGAGCGCCACCTGGCCAGCAGCGGGCCGGCCAGCAGACCGGCCGCCATCGCGCCCAGCGGGAACGCCGCGATGGCGGTGCCCAGCGCGGCGTTGGACAGTCCGAGCGAGTCCTGCAGTTCCGGGTAGCGGGGCACCACGCTGGCGAAACTCGCCCCGTTGACCAGGAACAGCGCGGCCACCGCCAGCCGCGCCGCGACCGGTGCGGTTCCCGGCATCGCCGCCCTCCTCCCGGTAGCTCCCGCGATCATGCCAGCTGCGGCGCATTAGAGTCGGTACCGGAGCCCCGAATCCGGAAGTCCACTGTGGAGGGATCGTTGAACTTGCTGGCGACGTTGTCCGTCGGACCGGTCACCTACCAGCTGCGCCGGGCCACCGGTGCCGACCTGGCCGCCGTCGTCGAGCTGCTGGCCGCCGACCAGCTCGGCGCGACCCGGGAGTCGGCCGTCGACCTGGAGCCGTACCGAGCGGCTTTCGCCGCCATCGACGCCGATCCGGCGCAGCTGCTGCTGGTGGCGACTGCCGGGGACGAGGTCGTGGCGACCATGCAGCTGACGTTCATCCCGGGACTCGCCCGGCGCGGTGCGCTGCGCGCCCAGATCGAAGCGGTGCGCGTGCACGAACAGCACCGCAGCCACGGCCTCGGCGGCGAGATGTTCGAGTGGGCCATCGGCGAAGCCCGCCGGCGCGGTTGCGCCCTGGTGCAGCTGACCACCGACAAGCAGCGGGCGGACGCGCACCGTTTCTACGAGCGGCTCGGCTTCACCGCCTCCCACGAGGGCTTCAAGATGGCGCTGTGACCACCGGCTACGCTGGTGGCGCGATGCGACGCAAGCTCAGCTCGCCGCTGCCGCAGCGGCACGGCGTGGACCCGGTCCGGATGCGACTTCCGCTCGACGGGCACTGGCGCACCGTCCGGGACCACCTGATCGACCGGATCCCGAAGCTCCCGCCGGAGCGCATCGACACCATGCTGCGCGAAGGCCTGATCGTCGGGACGGACGGTCCGCTCGGCCTCGACAGCCCGTTCGTCCCGGGCGCGTTCCTCTGGTTCCACCGCGATCTGCCGGTCGAGGTGCCCGTGCCGTTCGCGATCGAGGTGGTGCACCGGGACGAGCACCTGCTGGTGGTGGACAAGCCGCACTTCCTGGCCACCACCCCGCGCGGCGGGCACGTCGCGGAGACCGCGCTGATCAGGCTGCGGCGCGATCTCGACCTGCCCGAGCTCAGCCCCGCGCACCGGCTGGACCGGCTGACCGCCGGGCTGGTCATGTTCGTCATCACCCCGCGGCACCGCGGCGCGTACCAGACGCTGTTCCACGACCGGCTGGTGCACAAGGAGTACGAGGCCGTCGCCGCTTTCGACCCGGATTTGCAGCTGCCCCGCACGGTGCGCAGCAGGATCCACAAGCAGCGCGGTGTGCTGGCCGCCGAGGAGGTGCCGGGCGAGCCCAACAGCGAAACCGCGGTGGAGCTCGTCGAGCACCGCGGCGGTCTCGGCCGCTACCGGCTGCTGCCGCGCACCGGGCGCACCCACCAGCTGCGGGTGCACCTCAACAGCCTGGGAGTTCCGATCCTCGGCGACGACCTGTACCCGGTGGTGCGGCAGCGGGCCGCCGACGACTTCGCCGACCCGCTGCAGCTGCTGGCCAAGGTGCTGGAGTTCACCGATCCGGTCACCGGGCACCGGCGGCGCTTCGAATCGCGCCGGATGCTGAGCGGCTGGTCGGCACCCGATTCCGGGGGATGATCGCCGCCACGCGACCATCCCCCGCCGGTTCACGCCGCCGAGGTCAGCACCGTTCCGCCGCTGCGCCCGGTGGGGCTGCCGTCGAGGAGCACCGGCACACCGTTGACCAGCACCGCCGAGCATCCCGACGCCAACTGCCAGGGCTGCTCGAAGGTGGAGTTGTCCATGATCCCCGCCGGGTCGAGCACCACGACGTCGGCGGCCTTGCCCGCGGCGAGCACACCGCGGTCGGCCAGCCCGATCCTGGCCGCGGGCAGCGACGTCATCTTGCGCACCGCGTCCTCCAGCGTCAGCACCCCGCGTTCCCGCACGTAGCGGCCGAGCACCCGGGCGAAGGTGCCGAAACTGCGCGGGTGCGGCCTGCCGTCGCCGCGCTCGGTCATGGTCCAGCCGTCGCTGGCCACCGACACCCACGGGTGCCGGAGCACGGTGTCGACGTCGGTCTCGCTCATCGCGTGGTTCACGATCATCACGTTCGCCGCGTGCGCCACCAGCACGCGCAGCGCTGCTTCGGCCGGGTCCACGCCGTCCCGGCGGCCGATCTCCGCGACCGAAAGGCCGATGTCCGCGCTCTGCGCGCCGATCGGCAGGTCGGCGATGACCAGGCCCTCCGGGTCGATGTCCCGGCCGAACCTGGCCCGCAGCTCAGCGGCGATGCGCTCCCGGGTCGCCGGGTCGGCCAGCCTGGCCAGCAGCGCGTCCTTGCCGCCGTCGACCGCCCACGGACTCAGTCGCGACACCAGCGAGGTGCTGGAGGCCGTGTACGGGTAGACGTCGGCGGCGACGTCCACACCCCGCTGCCGGGCCGCGTCGATGAGCGCGAGGGCTTCCACCACCTTGCCGTGGTTCTCCGGCCCCATCGCCTTGAGGTGCGAGATCTCCAAGCGGGCGCCCGCGAATTCCGCGGCTTCGATCGCCTCGCGAACCGCGTCGAGCAGCGTCGCCGCCTCGTTGCGCATGTGCGTGGAGTACAGCAGTCCGGCCGACGCCGCCGCGGCGACCAGGGCGCGCACTTCCGCGGCGTCGGCGAACACGCCTGGGGCGTAGATGAGCCCGGTGGAGAAGCCGACGGCTCCTTGCCGCGCGGCGGTCGTCACCAGCTCGCACATCCTCTCGAGCTCGGCTCCCGTCGGTGCCCGGTCGGCGTCACCGAGCACCGCCAGCCGCACCGCGTTGTGGCCGACCTGCAGCGCGACGTTGACCGCCGATCCTTCGACGACCTCGCGGAAACCCGCCGCATCGCGCCACTTCCAGCTCAGCGCGCGGTCATCGATGATGCTGGCGCGGCGGATCAGGTCCAGATCGGTGAACGGGAACGGCGAGTGCCCGCAGTTGCCGGTCACCAGGGTCGTCACGCCCTGGTGGATCTGCGTGACGGCCGCCGGGGCGCCCTCCAGGGTGTAGTCGGCGTGGGAGTGCAGGTCGATGAAACCGGGCGCGACGACCTGCCCGGTGGCGTCGATCTCCCGCCGCCCGGCCAGTTTTCCGGGGCTGACCTCGACGATGCGGTCACCGGTGATGCCGATGCTTCCGCGCCGTCGCGGAGTCCCGGTCCCGTCGACCAGCTCACCGCCGTTGATCACGACGTCGAACATGGCATCTCCTCTCAGCTGGTCTCGAAGAACAGGATCACCGCGTACATCAGGCAGCACGGCACCAGCAGCGCGAAGCCGGTCAGCAGGATGTTCTTCAGGTTGGTCGAGCGGGCCAGGCTCATCGAGCCGACCATGTTGGCGTTCGGGAACGGGCCGTAGGTGTCGGCCTTGGACGCGAACAGCAGCACCACGATCCAGGCCCCGGCGCTGATCCCGAGGCTGGCCGCGAGCTCACCGAAGACCTTGTCCAGCAGCACCACCTGCGCGGCGGTCGCACCGGGCACCCCGACCCAGCCGAGCGCGGCGATCAGCAGCGCGAACACGAACGGCGACAGACCGCGCATGTCCGTGCCGTAGGTGTCGAGGATGACCTGGAACGGCTGCAGCTCGTCGATCCCGGCGAACAGCACCGCCAGCAGCCAGAACAGCAGGAACACGTTCACCAGCCGGGCCGCGCCCCGGTACATCTGGACCGCGATCTCGGTCGGGCTCAGGCCGCCGACCAGGCCGGCCACGATGCCCATCAGCGGCAGCGCGAGCAGCGGGAACGTGGTGCCCGCGCCGGAGGCGATCGCGTAGCCGACGCTGGCGACCAGGACGAGGGCGAACGCCGCGGTAGCCCGGCCGCTGCCCCGCTTCGGCGTGTCGTCGGTGGCGCCGAGGTCGGCGGCGTCGTAGTCGTCGCCAGTGCCCTCGGTCCGCCGCTGCATCCACGGCACGATCACCAGGCCCGCGACCAGCGACAGCACCGCAAGCGGCCCCGCCCCGTAGAGCAGGTACTGCAGGTAGCCGACCTCGGCCGCGCTCATGATCGCGACGTTGGAACCGGCGAAGGGCGCCAGCGCCAGACCCGCGCAACCGCCGGTGAACATCATCGCCGCCGTCGCCGAGCGGGTGAAGCCGAGCCTGGCCACGACCGGCAGCAGCAGCGGCGCGGCGATCGCCAGCGCACCGGCCAGGGTGCCGAGGCTGGCGACCAGGAGCAGGCAGGAGACCATCACGCCCAGCGTCGCGGCCGTGCGGTTGCGCTCGCCGACCACGCGCATCACGCCGCGCACGATCGTCGCCGCGATGCCGGTGCTGCGCAGGATCTCGCCGACCCCGGCGCCGAGCATGATGACCAGGCCGATGACGGTGACCTGGTCGCCCAGCGATTCGCCGAGCAGCTCGCCGACCTCCGCCGGGGTGGGCAGCATGATCAGCAGCGCGGAGATCACCGCGACGACGGTGGCCACCATGATGTCCATGCCCAGCAGCGCGAGCGCCGCGTAGAGCACGATCGGCACCAGGCCCCACAACGTCGGCGCCTGGACGAACGGTCCGAGCGCACCGGAGAGGACGAGGCCGCCGATGGCGGTGGTGGTGATGGTCAGTCTCCGGGCCCTGGAGGGTCCGGTCGGGGCATCCGCGCGCGGCGGAGCGCCGGCGCTGTCCACATTGCTCATGAGGACTGCTTTCTGTGGGTCTGGTGGCTGTGCTCGGCGATGAAGTCCTCATCGACCTCGACGCCGAGCCCCGGGGTGGTGGGCACGGCGACGACCCCGTTGTGCGCGACCAGCGGCGGGTTCACCACATCGCTGGCGTAGTACTTCTCCGACGCCGAGACGTCGGAGGGCAGGCTGAAACCGGGCAGGCTGGAGAGCGCGACGTTGGCGATCCGGCCGATGCCGAACTCGTGCATCCCGCCGCACCACACCGGCCAACCCGCGTCGCGGGCCAGGTCGTGCGCGGCCACGGCGGTGGTCAGCCCGCCCATCCGGGACGCCTTGATGTTGAGGATCCGGCCCGCCCGCAGCGCGATCGCGGTGCGCAGGTCGTCCAGCGTGTCCACGGATTCGTCCAGGCAGACCGGGGTTTCGATGCTCGCCTGCAGTTCGGCGGAGGGCAGCAGCGCGCGGGGCGCGAACGGCTGCTCGATCATCGCCAGCTCGAAGTGGTCGAGTTCGCGCAGCACGGCGCGGTGCTCCGGGACGTCCAGGTAGGCGCCGTTGGCGTCGACGTGCAGGTTCAGCCGCGGGAACGCCGCGCGCACCTGCTTGACCGGTTCGACGTCCCAGCCCGGGGCGATCTTCAGCTTCA
This portion of the Saccharopolyspora antimicrobica genome encodes:
- the menC gene encoding o-succinylbenzoate synthase; translated protein: MKIDSATLHRVRLPLKHSFQTSSHRKSHLEHILVRLVDETGAVGWGEIASPSDPYYASDTVGTSWLIATEYLLPAVLGREVEHPRELGELYGKVRGHRFAAAGIDAAGWALWTAQQGIPLAAALGGERETVVAGVSLGIEPTIDDLLEQVQRQVDAGYPRVKLKIAPGWDVEPVKQVRAAFPRLNLHVDANGAYLDVPEHRAVLRELDHFELAMIEQPFAPRALLPSAELQASIETPVCLDESVDTLDDLRTAIALRAGRILNIKASRMGGLTTAVAAHDLARDAGWPVWCGGMHEFGIGRIANVALSSLPGFSLPSDVSASEKYYASDVVNPPLVAHNGVVAVPTTPGLGVEVDEDFIAEHSHQTHRKQSS
- a CDS encoding Na+/H+ antiporter NhaC family protein — encoded protein: MSNVDSAGAPPRADAPTGPSRARRLTITTTAIGGLVLSGALGPFVQAPTLWGLVPIVLYAALALLGMDIMVATVVAVISALLIMLPTPAEVGELLGESLGDQVTVIGLVIMLGAGVGEILRSTGIAATIVRGVMRVVGERNRTAATLGVMVSCLLLVASLGTLAGALAIAAPLLLPVVARLGFTRSATAAMMFTGGCAGLALAPFAGSNVAIMSAAEVGYLQYLLYGAGPLAVLSLVAGLVIVPWMQRRTEGTGDDYDAADLGATDDTPKRGSGRATAAFALVLVASVGYAIASGAGTTFPLLALPLMGIVAGLVGGLSPTEIAVQMYRGAARLVNVFLLFWLLAVLFAGIDELQPFQVILDTYGTDMRGLSPFVFALLIAALGWVGVPGATAAQVVLLDKVFGELAASLGISAGAWIVVLLFASKADTYGPFPNANMVGSMSLARSTNLKNILLTGFALLVPCCLMYAVILFFETS